In Burkholderia sp. WP9, a genomic segment contains:
- a CDS encoding cyclopropane-fatty-acyl-phospholipid synthase family protein has product MFWEKKLAQWVEDVKTKANVPARLVLWDGQQHDFGQFAAPQVTLHVKSATALPYLLEPSLDNLGEAYVKGKIDIEGKLSDIINVSYELARNTVTTAGKLARVRRYFNHSKASDKKAIEYHYDVSNEFYRLWLDENMVYSCAYFENGDEDLATAQIKKIDHILTKIQLQPGQRLLDIGCGWGALVLRAAQKFGAKCVGVTLSQNQFDLATARVKAAGLESQIEIRLQDYRDVQGQFDRITSVGMFEHVGRKNLPGYFEKIRDLLVDDGVAMNHGITSSDSDSGETALGGGEFIDRYVFPDGELPHISLALEAMQRGGLEAVDVESLRRHYAHTLNIWAENFETHAEEARKLVDDEKFRIWRVYLAGCAYAFENDDVSIYQVVCRKAGRSAKTLPWSRRYMYDKPL; this is encoded by the coding sequence ATGTTCTGGGAGAAGAAGCTGGCGCAGTGGGTGGAAGATGTAAAAACCAAAGCTAATGTTCCGGCGCGCCTCGTGCTCTGGGACGGTCAGCAACACGACTTCGGGCAGTTCGCTGCGCCTCAGGTCACGCTACATGTCAAAAGCGCCACGGCGCTGCCCTATCTGCTCGAACCGAGCCTCGACAATCTCGGTGAGGCGTACGTGAAAGGCAAGATCGACATCGAGGGCAAGCTGTCGGACATCATCAATGTCAGCTACGAATTGGCGCGCAATACCGTCACGACCGCGGGCAAGCTGGCGCGCGTGCGGCGCTACTTCAATCATTCGAAGGCGTCGGACAAGAAGGCGATCGAGTATCACTACGACGTCTCGAACGAGTTCTACAGGTTGTGGCTCGACGAGAACATGGTGTACTCGTGCGCGTACTTCGAGAACGGCGACGAAGATCTCGCCACCGCGCAGATCAAGAAGATCGACCACATCCTCACCAAGATCCAGTTGCAACCGGGGCAGCGCCTGCTCGATATCGGCTGCGGCTGGGGCGCGCTCGTTTTGCGCGCGGCGCAGAAGTTCGGCGCGAAGTGTGTGGGCGTGACGCTCTCGCAGAACCAGTTCGACCTCGCCACCGCGCGCGTGAAAGCCGCGGGCCTGGAAAGCCAGATCGAGATTCGTCTGCAGGATTACCGCGACGTGCAGGGGCAGTTCGATCGCATTACGAGCGTCGGCATGTTCGAGCACGTGGGCCGCAAGAATCTGCCGGGCTACTTCGAGAAAATCCGCGATCTGCTGGTCGACGACGGCGTCGCCATGAATCACGGCATTACCTCGAGCGATTCGGACAGCGGCGAGACCGCGCTCGGCGGCGGCGAATTCATCGACCGCTATGTGTTCCCCGACGGCGAGCTGCCGCATATCAGCCTCGCACTCGAAGCGATGCAGCGCGGCGGGCTCGAAGCGGTTGACGTCGAAAGCCTGCGCCGTCACTATGCGCACACGCTGAACATCTGGGCGGAAAATTTCGAAACGCATGCGGAAGAAGCTCGCAAGCTGGTCGACGACGAGAAATTCCGTATCTGGCGCGTGTATCTGGCGGGTTGCGCCTACGCGTTCGAAAACGACGACGTCTCGATCTACCAGGTGGTGTGCCGCAAAGCCGGCCGCAGCGCGAAAACCCTGCCGTGGTCGCGCCGCTATATGTACGACAAACCGCTGTAA
- a CDS encoding DUF72 domain-containing protein, protein MDQSGTSEVEQPVEGESGAAGEAVQFDLFGMPEEPPPQKADARVKQARGSAEAAAVSQPDEGDAPPEADTANVPTDTPKKRRTREILAAPPSPELLALAAQLPAQIHLGTSTWSFPGWNGIVYGDEYSNSKLSREGLTAYGAHPLLKTVSIDRSFYQALTVTEYLRYAQQVPEHFRFIVKAPMTITDATVRAERGEPVSMNPCFLNAQMAIDDFVTPCLEGLGAKAGALVFQLSPLPDQILAQPAAFIERLAEFLTALPKLPEGTCYAIEIRDASLLTPRFIRTLKTAGVRYCVGIHARMPDPLRQAAALALLDGEPAGPLIVRWSLHGGFKYEQAKAKYEPFNQLVDPDPATRASLAELAARYALAGQPVVIAINNKAEGSAPLSCLELARAIIEAYARLAHEHEHEPSHDNASTPPNENDCPPHSET, encoded by the coding sequence ATGGACCAGAGCGGGACAAGCGAAGTTGAACAGCCGGTTGAAGGCGAATCGGGCGCCGCAGGCGAAGCCGTGCAGTTCGATCTGTTCGGCATGCCGGAGGAGCCGCCGCCGCAGAAGGCCGATGCCCGAGTCAAGCAGGCGCGCGGCAGCGCTGAGGCCGCCGCCGTGTCGCAGCCAGACGAAGGCGACGCCCCGCCTGAAGCCGACACCGCGAACGTCCCTACCGACACCCCGAAAAAGCGCCGCACCCGCGAAATCCTCGCCGCCCCACCCTCGCCCGAGTTGCTCGCGCTCGCGGCCCAGCTACCTGCGCAGATCCACCTCGGCACGTCCACGTGGTCGTTTCCGGGCTGGAACGGCATCGTCTACGGCGACGAATACAGCAACAGCAAGCTCTCCCGCGAGGGTCTCACGGCCTACGGCGCGCATCCGCTGCTGAAAACGGTCAGCATCGACCGGTCGTTTTATCAGGCGCTCACGGTCACCGAATACTTGCGCTACGCGCAGCAGGTGCCCGAGCACTTCCGCTTCATCGTCAAAGCGCCGATGACGATCACCGACGCCACGGTGCGCGCCGAACGCGGCGAGCCGGTCTCGATGAACCCGTGTTTTCTGAACGCGCAAATGGCGATCGACGACTTCGTCACGCCTTGTCTCGAAGGCCTCGGCGCCAAGGCCGGCGCACTGGTGTTTCAGCTTTCGCCACTGCCGGACCAGATACTGGCGCAGCCGGCGGCGTTCATCGAACGGCTGGCCGAATTCCTGACAGCCTTGCCGAAGCTGCCGGAAGGCACCTGCTACGCAATCGAGATCCGTGACGCGAGCCTGCTCACGCCGCGTTTCATCCGTACGCTCAAGACCGCGGGCGTGCGCTATTGCGTGGGCATTCACGCGCGTATGCCCGATCCACTGCGCCAGGCTGCAGCGCTCGCACTGCTGGACGGCGAACCGGCCGGACCGCTGATCGTGCGCTGGAGTCTGCACGGTGGCTTCAAATACGAACAGGCGAAGGCCAAGTACGAGCCGTTCAACCAGTTGGTCGACCCGGATCCCGCAACCCGCGCGTCACTCGCCGAACTGGCCGCGCGCTATGCGCTGGCCGGCCAGCCGGTGGTAATCGCGATCAACAACAAGGCCGAAGGCTCGGCGCCGCTGAGCTGTCTGGAGTTGGCGCGGGCCATTATCGAGGCGTATGCGCGGCTGGCTCATGAACACGAGCATGAACCTTCGCACGACAATGCGTCCACGCCGCCCAACGAAAACGACTGCCCGCCACACTCGGAAACTTAA